In the Balaenoptera acutorostrata chromosome 7, mBalAcu1.1, whole genome shotgun sequence genome, one interval contains:
- the FLNC gene encoding filamin-C isoform X2 gives MMNNSGYSEAPGLGLGDEADDMPSTEKDLAEDAPWKKIQQNTFTRWCNEHLKCVGKRLTDLQRDLSDGLRLIALLEVLSQKRMYRKFHPRPNFRQMKLENVSVALEFLEREHIKLVSIDSKAIVDGNLKLILGLIWTLILHYSISMPMWEDEDDEDARKQTPKQRLLGWIQNKVPQLPITNFNRDWQDGKALGALVDNCAPGLCPDWEAWDPNQPVENAREAMQQADDWLGVPQVIAPEEIVDPNVDEHSVMTYLSQFPKAKLKPGAPVRSKQLNPKKAIAYGPGIEPQGNTVLQPAHFTVQTVDAGVGEVLVYIEDPEGHTEEAKVVPNNDKDRTYAVSYVPKVAGLHKVTVLFAGQNIERSPFEVNVGMALGDANKVSARGPGLEPVGNVANKPTYFDIYTAGAGTGDVAVVIVDPQGRRDTVEVALEDKGDSTFRCTYRPVMEGPHTVHVAFAGAPITRSPFPVHVAEACNPNACRASGRGLQPKGVRVKEVADFKVFTKGAGSGELKVTVKGPKGTEEPVKVREAGDGVFECEYYPVVPGKYAVTTTWGGYAIPRSPFEVQVSPEAGVQKVRAWGPGLETGQVGKSADFVVEAIGTEVGTLGFSIEGPSQAKIECDDKGDGSCDVRYWPTEPGEYAVHVICDDEDIRDSPFIAHIQPAPPDCFPDKVKAFGPGLEPTGCIVDKPAEFTIDARAAGKGDLKLYAQDAEGCPIDIKVIPNGDGTFRCSYVPTKPIKHTIIISWGGVNVPKSPFRVNVGEGSHPERVKVYGPGVEKTGLKANEPTYFTVDCSEAGQGDVSIGIKCAPGVVGPAEADIDFDIIKNDNDTFTVKYTPPGAGRYTIMVLFANQEIPASPFHIKVDPSHDASKVKAEGPGLNRTGVEVGKPTHFTVLTKGAGKAKLDVHFAGAAKGEAVRDFEIIDNHDYSYTVKYTAVQQGNMTVTVTYGGDPVPKSPFVVNVAPPLDLSKVKVQGLNSKVAVGQEQAFSVNTRGAGGQGQLDVRMTSPSRRPIPCKLEPGGGAEAQAVRYMPPEEGPYKVDITYDGHPVPGSPFAVEGVLPPDPSKVCAYGPGLKGGQVGTPAPFSIDTKGAGTGGLGLTVEGPCEAKIECQDNGDGSCAVSYLPTEPGEYTINILFAEAHIPGSPFKATIRPVFDPSKVRASGPGLERGKAGEAATFTVDCSEAGEAELTIEILSDAGVKAEVLIHNNADGTYHITYSPAFPGTYTITIKYGGHPVPKFPTRVHVQPAVDTSGVKVSGPGVEPHGVLREVTTEFTVDARSLTATGGNHVTARVLNPSGAKTDTYMTDNGDGTYRVQYTAYEEGVHLVEVLYDDVAVPKSPFRVGVTEGCDPTRVRAFGPGLEGGLVNKANRFTVETRGAGTGGLGLAIEGPSEAKMSCKDNKDGSCTVEYIPFTPGDYDVNITFGGRPIPGSPFRVPVKDVVDPGKVKCSGPGLGAGVRARVPQTFRVDCSQAGRAALQVAVLSPTGVAEPVEVRDNGDGTHTVHYTPATDGPYTVAVKYADQEVPRSPFKIKVLPAHDASKVRASGPGLNASGIPASLPVEFTIDARDAGEGLLTVQILDPEGKPKKANIRDNGDGTYTVSYLPDMSGRYTITIKYGGDEIPYSPFRIHALPTGDASKCLVTVSIGGHGLGACLGPRIQIGEETVITVDAKAAGKGKVTCTVSTPDGAELDVDVVENHDGTFDIYYTAPKPGKYVITIRFGGEHVPNSPFHVLATEEPVVPVEPMESMLRPFNLVIPFTVQKGELTGEVRMPSGKTARPSITDNKDGTITVRYAPTEKGLHQMGIKYDGNHIPGSPLQFYVDAINSRHVSAYGPGLSHGMVNKPATFTIVTKDAGEGGLSLAVEGPSKAEITCKDNKDGTCTVSYLPTAPGDYSIIVRFDDKHIPGSPFTAKITGDDSMRTSQLNVGTSTDVSLKITESDLSLLTASIRAPSGNEEPCLLKRLPNRHIGISFTPKEVGEHVVSVRKSGKHVTNSPFKILVGPSEIGDASKVRVWGKGLSEGHTFQVAEFIVDTRNAGYGGLGLSIEGPSKVDINCEDMEDGTCKVTYCPTEPGTYIINIKFADKHVPGSPFTVKVTGEGRMKESITRRRQAPSIATIGSTCDLNLKIPGNWFQMVSAQERLTRTFTRSSHTYTRTERTEISKTRGGETKREVRVEESTQVGGDPFPAVFGDFLGRERLGSFGSITRQQEGEASSQDMTAQVTSPSGKTEAAEIVEGEDSAYSVRFVPQEMGPHTVTVKYRGQHVPGSPFQFTVGPLGEGGAHKVRAGGTGLERGVAGVPAEFSIWTREAGAGGLSIAVEGPSKAEIAFEDRKDGSCGVSYVVQEPGDYEVSIKFNDEHIPDSPFVVPVASLSDDARRLTVTSLQETGLKVNQPASFAVQLNGARGVIDARVHTPSGAVEECYVSELDSDKHTIRFIPHENGVHSIDVKFNGAHIPGSPFKIRVGEQSQAGDPGLVSAYGPGLEGGTTGVSSEFIVNTLNAGSGALSVTIDGPSKVQLDCRECPEGHAVTYTPMAPGNYLIAIKYGGPQHIVGSPFKAKVTGPRLSGGHSLHETSTVLVETVTKSSSSRGSSYSSIPKFSSDASKVVTRGPGLSQAFVGQKNSFTVDCSKAGTNMMMVGVHGPKTPCEEVYVKHMGNRVYNVTYTVKEKGDYILIVKWGDESVPGSPFKVNVP, from the exons ATGATGAACAACAGCGGCTACTCCGAGGCCCCCGGCCTCGGCCTGGGCGACGAGGCGGACGACATGCCGTCCACGGAGAAGGACCTGGCGGAGGACGCGCCGTGGAAGAAGATCCAGCAGAACACTTTCACGCGCTGGTGCAACGAGCACCTCAAGTGCGTGGGCAAGCGCCTGACCGACCTGCAGCGCGACCTCAGCGACGGGCTGCGCCTCATCGCGCTGCTCGAGGTGCTCAGCCAGAAACGCATGTACCGCAAGTTCCACCCGCGCCCCAACTTCCGCCAGATGAAGCTGGAGAACGTGTCCGTGGCCCTCGAGTTCCTCGAGCGCGAGCACATCAAGCTCGTGTCCATCG ACAGCAAGGCTATCGTAGATGGGAACCTGAAGCTGATCCTGGGCCTGATCTGGACACTGATCCTGCACTACTCCATCTCCATGCCCATGTGGGAGGATGAGGACGATGAAGATGCCCGAAAGCAGACACCCAAGCAGCGTCTACTCGGCTGGATCCAGAACAAGGTGCCCCAGCTGCCCATCACCAACTTCAACCGTGACTGGCAGGATGGCAAAGCTCTGGGCGCCCTGGTGGACAACTGTGCCCCTG GCCTCTGCCCTGACTGGGAGGCCTGGGACCCCAACCAGCCTGTGGAGAACGCCCGGGAGGCCATGCAGCAGGCGGACGACTGGCTCGGGGTGCCCCAG GTGATTGCTCCCGAGGAGATTGTGGACCCCAACGTGGATGAGCATTCTGTCATGACCTACCTGTCCCAGTTCCCCAAGGCCAAACTCAAACCTGGTGCCCCTGTTCGCTCCAAGCAGCTGAACCCCAAGAAGGCCATTGCCTACGGACCTG GCATCGAGCCCCAGGGCAACACCGTGCTGCAGCCCGCGCACTTCACCGTGCAGACAGTGGATGCTGGCGTGGGCGAGGTGCTGGTCTACATTGAGGACCCCGAGGGCCACACCGAGGAG GCAAAGGTGGTTCCCAACAACGACAAGGACCGCACCTACGCTGTCTCCTACGTGCCCAAGGTCGCCGGCTTGCACAAG GTGACCGTGCTCTTTGCTGGCCAGAACATCGAACGCAGCCCCTTTGAGGTGAACGTGGGCATGGCCCTGGGGGATGCTAACAAGGTATCAGCCCGTGGTCCTGGCCTGGAGCCCGTGGGCAACGTGGCCAACAAACCCACCTACTTTGACATCTACACCGCGG GGGCCGGCACTGGTGATGTTGCCGTGGTGATCGTGGACCCGCAGGGCCGGCGGGACACAGTGGAGGTGGCCCTGGAGGACAAGGGCGACAGCACGTTCCGCTGCACATACAGGCCTGTGATGGAGGGGCCCCACACGGTGCACGTGGCCTTCGCCGGTGCCCCCATCACCCGCAGCCCTTTCCCTGTCCACGTGGCAGAAG cctgTAACCCCAACGCCTGCCGGGCCTCTGGGCGGGGCCTGCAGCCCAAGGGCGTGCGTGTCAAAGAGGTGGCTGACTTCAAGGTGTTCACCAAGGGTGCTGGCAGCGGGGAGCTCAAGGTCACAGTCAAGGGACCAA AAGGCACAGAGGAGCCGGTGAAGGTGCGGGAGGCTGGGGACGGTGTGTTCGAGTGCGAGTACTACCCCGTGGTGCCTGGCAAGTACGCGGTGACCACCACGTGGGGCGGCTATGCCATTCCCCGCAG CCCCTTTGAGGTGCAGGTGAGCCCAGAGGCAGGAGTGCAGAAGGTGCGGGCCTGGGGTCCCGGCTTGGAAACTGGCCAGGTGGGCAAGTCAGCTGACTTTGTGGTGGAGGCCATTGGCACGGAGGTGGGGACGCTGG GCTTCTCCATTGAGGGGCCTTCACAGGCCAAGATcgagtgtgatgacaagggcgatggctCCTGCGACGTGCGGTACTGGCCCACAGAACCAGGGGAGTACGCCGTGCACGTCATCTGCGACGATGAGGACATTCGAGACTCGCCCTTCATTGCCCACATCCAGCCAGCTCCACCCGACTGCTTCCCGGACAAG GTGAAGGCCTTTGGGCCCGGCCTGGAGCCCACTGGCTGCATCGTGGACAAGCCAGCAGAGTTCACCATTGATGCCCGTGCTGCTGGCAAGGGAGACCTGAAGCTCTATGCCCAG GACGCAGAGGGCTGCCCCATTGACATCAAGGTCATCCCGAACGGCGATGGTACCTTCCGCTGCTCCTACGTGCCCACCAAGCCCATTAAGCACACCATCATCATCTCCTGGGGAGGCGTCAACGTCCCCAAGAGCCCCTTCCGG GTAAATGTGGGAGAGGGCAGTCACCCCGAGCGGGTGAAGGTGTATGGCCCTGGCGTGGAGAAGACAGGCCTCAAGGCTAATGAGCCCACCTACTTCACGGTGGACTGCAGCGAGGCGGGGCAAG GTGATGTGAGCATTGGCATCAAGTGCGCCCCCGGCGTGGTGGGCCCTGCAGAGGCTGACATCGACTTTGACATCATCAAGAATGACAATGACACCTTCACAGTCAAGTACACACCCCCAGGGGCCGGCCGCTACACCATCATGGTGTTGTTTGCCAACCAG GAGATCCCTGCCAGCCCCTTCCATATCAAGGTGGACCCATCCCATGATGCCAGCAAGGTCAAGGCTGAGGGCCCTGGGCTGAACCGCACAG GTGTGGAAGTTGGGAAGCCCACTCACTTCACGGTGCTGACCAAGGGAGCCGGCAAGGCCAAGCTGGACGTGCACTTTGCCGGGGCTGCCAAGGGAGAAGCTGTGCGAGACTTTGAAATCATCGACAACCACGACTACTCCTACACTGTCAAGTACACGGCCGTGCAGCAG GGCAACATGACAGTGACAGTGACCTATGGTGGAGACCCTGTCCCCAAGAGCCCCTTTGTGGTGAATGTGGCACCCCCGCTGGACCTCAGCAAAGTCAAAGTTCAAGGCCTCAACAGCA AGGTGGCTGTGGGACAAGAACAGGCATTTTCTGTGAACACACGAGGGGCTGGTGGTCAGGGTCAGCTGGACGTGCGGATGACCTCACCCTCCCGACGACCCATCCCCTGCAAGCTGGAGCCCGGGGGTGGAGCTGAAGCCCAGGCTGTGCGCTACATGCCCCCTGAGGAGGGGCCCTACAAGGTGGACATCACCTACGATGGTCACCCGGTGCCTGGCAGCCCCTTCGCCGTGGAGGGTGTCCTGCCCCCTGACCCCTCCAAG GTTTGTGCTTACGGCCCTGGTCTCAAGGGCGGGCAGGTAGGCACGCCAGCGCCATTCTCCATCGACACCAAGGGGGCGGGCACAGGTGGCCTGGGGCTGACCGTGGAGGGCCCCTGCGAGGCCAAGATCGAGTGCCAGGACAATGGCGATGGCTCGTGTGCTGTCAGCTACCTGCCCACGGAGCCGGGCGAGTACACCATCAACATCCTGTTCGCTGAAGCCCACATCCCCGGCTCGCCCTTTAAGGCTACCATCCGGCCCGTGTTCGACCCGAGCAAGGTGCGGGCCAGTGGTCCAGGCCTGGAGCGCGGCAAGGCTGGCGAGGCAGCCACCTTCACTGTGGACTGCTCGGAGGCGGGCGAGGCTGAGCTGACCATCGAGATCCTGTCGGACGCCGGCGTCAAGGCCGAGGTGCTGATCCACAACAATGCCGATGGCACCTACCACATCACCTACAGCCCTGCCTTCCCCGGCACCTACACCATTACCATCAAGTATGGCGGGCACCCCGTACCCAAATTCCCCACCCGCGTCCACGTGCAGCCCGCTGTCGACACTAGTGGAGTCAAGGTCTCGGGACCCGGTGTGGAGCCCCACG GTGTCCTGCGTGAGGTGACCACTGAGTTCACTGTGGACGCAAGATCCCTAACAGCCACGGGTGGGAACCACGTGACGGCTCGCGTACTCAACCCCTCGGGCGCTAAGACGGACACCTACATGACAGACAACGGGGATGGCACCTACCGAGTGCAGTACACGGCCTATGAAGAGG GAGTGCATTTGGTGGAGGTGCTGTATGATGACGTAGCTGTGCCCAAGAGCCCCTTCCGAGTGGGCGTGACTGAGGGCTGTGACCCCACTCGCGTCCGGGCCTTCGGGCCAGGCCTGGAGGGTGGCTTGGTCAACAAGGCTAACCGCTTCACTGTGGAAACGAG GGGAGCTGGCACTGGGGGCCTAGGCCTAGCCATTGAGGGCCCGTCGGAAGCCAAGATGTCCTGCAAGGACAACAAGGATGGTAGCTGCACCGTGGAGTACATCCCTTTCACCCCTGGAGACTATGACGTCAACATCACCTTTGGGGGCCGGCCCATCCCAG GGAGTCCATTCCGGGTGCCAGTGAAGGATGTGGTGGACCCTGGGAAGGTGAAGTGCTcaggcccagggctgggagccGGTGTCAGGGCCCGGGTACCCCAGACCTTCAGGGTGGACTGCAGCCAAGCTGGCCGGGCCGCCCTGCAGGTGGCCGTGCTGAGCCCCACAG GTGTGGCTGAGCCTGTGGAGGTGCGTGACAATGGAGATGGCACTCACACCGTCCACTACACCCCAGCCACCGACGGGCCCTACACAGTAGCTGTCAAGTACGCCGACCAGGAGGTGCCACGCAG CCccttcaagatcaaggtgcttcCAGCCCACGATGCCAGCAAGGTGCGGGCCAGCGGCCCCGGGCTCAATGCCTCTGGCATCCCTGCCAGCCTGCCTGTGGAGTTCACCATCGATGCCCGCGATGCTGGGGAGGGCTTGCTCACTGTCCAGATCCTG GACCCTGAGGGTAAGCCCAAGAAGGCCAACATCCGAGACAATGGGGATGGCACGTACACCGTGTCCTACCTCCCGGACATGAGTGGCCGGTACACCATCACCATCAAGTATGGCGGCGATGAGATCCCCTACTCGCCCTTCCGCATCCATGCCCTGCCCACTGGGGACGCCAGCAAGTGCCTGGTCACAG TGTCCATTGGAGGCCACGGCCTGG GTGCCTGCCTGGGCCCCCGCATCCAGATTGGGGAGGAGACGGTGATCACGGTGGACGCCAAGGCAGCAGGCAAGGGGAAGGTGACGTGCACAGTGTCCACGCCGGATGGGGCGGAGCTCGACGTGGATGTGGTTGAGAACCACGACGGCACCTTCGACATCTACTACACAGCGCCCAAGCCGGGCAAGTACGTCATCACCATCCGCTTTGGAGGCGAGCACGTCCCCAACAGTCCCTTCCACGTGCTG GCCACAGAGGAGCCAGTGGTGCCCGTGGAGCCCATGGAGTCCATGCTGAGACCCTTCAACCTGGTCATCCCCTTCACTGTGCAGAAAGGGGAGCTCACAG GGGAGGTACGGATGCCCTCCGGGAAGACCGCCCGGCCCAGCATCACTGACAACAAGGATGGCACCATCACGGTGAGGTACGCACCCACCGAGAAAGGCCTGCACCAGATGGGGATCAAGTATGACGGCAACCACATCCCTG GGAGCCCCCTGCAGTTCTACGTGGATGCCATCAACAGCCGCCACGTCAGTGCCTATGGGCCAGGCCTGAGCCATGGCATGGTCAACAAGCCGGCCACCTTCACCATTGTCACCAAGGATGCTGGGGAAG gGGGTCTGTCCCTGGCCGTGGAGGGCCCGTCCAAGGCAGAGATCACCTGCAAGGACAACAAGGACGGCACCTGCACCGTGTCCTACCTCCCCACGGCACCTGGAGACTACAGCATCATCGTGCGCTTTGACGACAAGCACATTCCGGGGAGCCCCTTCACAGCCAAGATCACAG GCGATGACTCGATGAGGACGTCACAGCTGAACGTGGGCACCTCCACGGATGTGTCACTGAAGATCACAGAGAGCGACCTGAGCCTGCTGACCGCCAGCATCCGTGCCCCCTCGGGCAACGAGGAGCCCTGCCTGCTGAAGCGCCTGCCCAACCGGCACATTG GCATCTCCTTCACCCCCAAGGAGGTTGGGGAGCACGTGGTGAGCGTGCGTAAGAGCGGCAAGCACGTCACTAACAGCCCCTTCAAGATCCTGGTGGGACCATCTGAGATCGGGGATGCCAGCAAGGTGCGGGTCTGGGGCAAGGGCCTGTCCGAGGGACACACGTTCCAGGTGGCGGAGTTCATCGTGGACACTCGTAATGCAG GTTATGGGGGCCTGGGGCTGAGTATTGAAGGCCCTAGCAAGGTGGACATCAACTGTGAGGATATGGAGGACGGCACGTGCAAAGTTACCTACTGCCCCACTGAACCCGGCACCTACATCATCAACATCAAGTTTGCCGACAAGCACGTGCCTG gaagccccttcacggtgAAGGTTACCGGCGAGGGCCGCATGAAGGAAAGCATCACCCGGCGCAGGCAGGCGCCGTCCATTGCCACCATCGGCAGCACCTGTGACCTCAACCTCAAGATCCCAG GGAACTGGTTCCAGATGGTGTCGGCCCAGGAGCGCCTGACGCGCACCTTCACGCGCAGCAGCCACACGTACACCCGCACAGAGCGCACGGAGATCAGCAAGACTCGGGGCGGGGAGACCAAGCGCGAGGTGCGGGTGGAGGAGTCCACCCAGGTTGGCGGAGACCCCTTCCCCGCAGTCTTCGGGGACTTCCTGGGCCGGGAACGCCTGGGCTCTTTTGGCAGCATCACCCGGCAGCAGGAGG GTGAGGCCAGCTCTCAGGACATGACCGCACAGGTGACCAGCCCGTCAGGCAAGACAGAAGCCGCAGAGATTGTGGAGGGGGAGGACAGCGCGTACAGTGTGCGCTTTGTGCCCCAGGAGATGGGGCCCCACACGGTCACGGTCAAGTACCGCGGCCAGCATGTGCCAGGCAGCCCCTTTCAGTTCACCGTGGGGCCACTGGGTGAAGGCGGTGCCCACAAGGTGCGAGCTGGAGGCACAGGGCTGGAGCGAGGGGTGGCTGGCGTGCCAG CCGAGTTCAGCATCTGGACCCGAGAAGCGGGTGCCGGGGGCCTGTCTATTGCTGTGGAGGGTCCCAGCAAGGCGGAGATTGCATTTGAGGACCGCAAAGATGGCTCCTGTGGGGTCTCCTATGTCGTCCAGGAACCAG GTGACTATGAGGTCTCCATCAAGTTCAACGATGAGCACATCCCAGACAGCCCTTTTGTGGTACCCGTGGCCTCCCTCTCAGACGACGCTCGCCGTCTCACCGTCACTAGCCTCCAG GAGACGGGGCTCAAGGTGAACCAGCCAGCGTCCTTTGCGGTGCAGCTGAACGGTGCACGGGGCGTGATTGATGCTAGGGTGCACACGCCCTCGGGTGCGGTGGAGGAGTGCTACGTCTCCGAGCTGGACAGTG ACAAGCACACCATCCGTTTCATCCCCCATGAGAATGGCGTCCACTCCATTGACGTCAAGTTCAACGGTGCCCACATCCCTGGCAGTCCCTTCAAGATCCGAGTTGGGGAGCAGAGCCAGGCTGGGGACCCAGGCTTGGTGTCAGCCTATGGTCCTGGGCTCGAGGGAGGCACTACAG GAGTGTCATCGGAGTTCATTGTCAACACCTTGAATGCGGGCTCGGGGGCCTTGTCTGTCACCATCGACGGCCCCTCCAAGGTGCAGCTGGACTGTCGGGAATGTCCTGAGGGCCACGCGGTCACTTACACTCCCATGGCCCCTGGCAACTACCTCATTGCCATCAAGTATGGTGGCCCCCAGCACATCGTGGGAAGCCCCTTCAAGGCCAAAGTCACAG GTCCCCGGCTGTCTGGAGGCCACAGCCTTCACGAAACATCCACGGTCCTGGTGGAGACTGTGACCAAGTCGTCCTCAAGTCGGGGTTCCAGCTATAGCTCCATCCCCAAGTTCTCCTCAGATGCCAGCAAGGTGGTGACACGGGGCCCTGGGCTGTCCCAGGCCTTTGTGGGCCAGAAGAACTCGTTCACCGTGGACTGCAGCAAAGCAG gcACCAACATGATGATGGTGGGCGTGCACGGGCCCAAGACCCCCTGTGAGGAGGTGTACGTGAAGCACATGGGGAACCGGGTGTACAACGTCACCTACACCGTCAAGGAGAAAGGGGACTACATCCTCATCGTCAAGTGGGGCGACGAAAGTGTCCCTGGAAGCCCCTTCAAAGTCAATGTGCCCTGA